In Oceanispirochaeta sp. M1, the genomic stretch GTCTCTACCATAGTTAAGGTTATGAACAACCTGTGTCAGTCCTATGGAATCCACATCGAAGACCCCGGTGACCTCGGGATAGTCTCCCGACTTGGGTGGATCTCCGGTGATTACCAGGAAGTTATTCAGACCTGCTGCAACGGATCCCAGTATATCGGACTGCATACCCAGAAGGTTTCTATCCCTGCAGGTGTAGTGGAGAACGGCCTCAATTCCAGCCTCTTTCTGAATGATGGAAGCGGCTATCATGGGTGACACTCTTGCACTGGCTCTGGGGCCGTCGGGTATATTGATGGCGTCGACACCGTGGAAGGCACAGATTTTCGCCTTATTGATAAAAATCGTCAGGTCTGTGCTTCGGGGTGGTGTCAGCTCTACTGATGTTACCATTTTTCCCTGTTTGAGAAGACAGGCCAGGCGGGATTTCTGTTCCTGGGGTACGGGAGTAATCTCAATAGACTCTTTATCTACTGCCTTGATCTCCACATGCTGTTTGACCAGGGACGTTGCCTTCACTGTACGTGAGGCCTTCAGTATATGCTCAGGGGTGGTTCCGCAGCATCCGCCGATTCCGCTTACACCCAGTTCGATAAACTTTTTGGCATAGGATGCGAAGTATTCAGGATTGGTCAGATAGACCATACGGTCATCTTTCTGTTTTGGAAAGCCTGCATTGGGCATGGCGATAATAGGTTTATCAGTCAGAGTCACAGCCTTCTCAACCCAGTTGTAGGTGTGGGATGGACCGGTTCCGCAATTCAGTCCCAGAACATCAAGGGCATCACAGTCATTAAGTTTCTGCATCAGTGTTTCAAGGTTTTCACCTCCGGGGGTGTATCCCTCCTCGGTGAGTGTAAAACAGCCGCAGACTGGAAGTTCTGTTGATGCGGCGCACCGGGCTGCAAGGATGAGTTCTTCACTGTGGCTGAAGGTCTCGAGGATTATCAAATCCACGCCGCCTTTGTACAGGGCTTCGGCCTGTTCTGTGAAAACTGCTGCCAGTTCCTCTCTTCTGTTCTCTTTCAGTATCTGTCCTGATTTAAGACAGGGACCCATGGAACCGGCTACATACTGAGCTTCGTCGGCATATTCCCTTGCAAGGCGGGCTGCCGCTTTGTTGATCTCAACAACCTTGTCTCCCAGACCGTGCTCAGTCAGCTTGATGCGGTTGGCACCGAAGGTATTTGTCTCAAGGACATCCGCTCCCGCTTCACTGTAGGCCTTGTGAACCTCGGCAACAATTTCGGGGTTGGTAATATTAAGTTCGTCATAGCAGCGGTTCAGAAATATGCCCTTACTGTAGAGCATGGTTCCCATGGCACCGTCAAAGACGAGAGGCTGTTTTTTTATCTGTTCAAGAAAGGGGGTCAAGTTTTTCTCCTTGTTTGGTCGGGCTCTGTTAATCTACAGGATCAAAAAGATCCCGGGTTGAATAGCACAGAGGACAGACCCATGTTTCCGGCAGGTCGTCAAAGGCTGTTCCCGGTTCAATCTCTCCCATGGGATCTCCCTCCTCAGGATCATAGATATAACCGCAGTTGATGCATATGTATTTCATAATTATTGTTCTCCTCGGCAGAGCCGCTTATACCGCAAAGTACTTGGCCTGCGGGTGGTGGGCCACCAGTGCTGATGTACTCTGCTCTGGAACCATTTCATAGTTTTCTGTCAGGCTGATGCCGATTCTATCGGGTTTCAGCATATCAAAAAGAAGGCCGTGTGCTGATATATCCGGGCAGGAGGGGTAGCCGAAACCATAGCGGGAACCCTGATACTGCTGTGTCACATATCCGTGGATGTTTTCAGGCTCCGAGGAGGCTATTCCCAGTTCTCTACGCATTCTTTTATGCCAGTATTCGGCAAGGGCATCGGTGACTTCCACCGAGAATGCATGGAGCATCAGGTAGTCGTGATATTCATCGGCGGCATAGAGCTCTGCTGTCCTTTTGGAGACTTCTTCTCCAATGGTCACTACGAAAAGCCCTGCAACATCACCGCCCTCGTCGGCATTCTTATAATAATCCGAGAGACAGAGGAAGGGAGCTTCTCCCTGTCTGGGAAAGGCGTAATCATACTCCTTCCCCTTATGACTCATCACAAGACTGTTTTCACGGCTTTCACAGGGGAAATATCCATAGGCAGCCTTGGCATCTATAAGTCCTTCATTAAGGAACTGATTTCTGAAATCCTCATACAGAGGTTCCACCTTTGTTTTAATTAGATCCTCATACTCCTGAGCTGTCATTTTGCCCCGGCGATATCCCCATCTGCCTCTGAAGAGGGCCTGTTTATTGATAAGGGAGAGAACCTCCTCCAGGTCTATATCCCTAATGATTCTATCCCCCAGAAAGGGTGCTTCAGGAACGGGATTATCTCTTAAGACATTCCCATCCTTGAGTCCGGGTTTAACTTCTTTTACATCTGAAGCTGCTACCCATTCAGTCGCTTTCAGAGTTCCCGCTTCAAAATCCCTTACTTTTTTCAGGGCATCAAAGGCATCCTGATTATATACAACAGGAGATGTATAAGCGGGAACACAACTCTGTGCTACAAACTTTCTGGTCAGGGCCGCTCCCCCCAGAAAAATAGGCACATTGAGTCCCGCCTCTTCATACTGGGGTAGGCTTTCAGCCATTACCATGGCTGATTTTACAAGAAGACCGCTCAGCCCGATGATATCTACATTGTACTCCCTGGCTTTCTGGATAATTGTTTCTGCGGGAACTTTAATTCCGATATTGTAGACCATATAGCCATTATTGCTGAGGATGATATCCACCAGGTTTTTACCTATATCATGGACATCTCCCTGAACAGTTGCCAGGAGGATCTTAAGTTTTTCAGATTCATCCGACTTCTCCATCAGGGGTTCCAGAAACCGTACCGAAGCCTTCATGGCTTCCGCTGACTGTAGGACGAAGGGGAGGAGTATCTCCCCCTTTCCGAAGAGCTCTCCCACATGTCTCATTCCGGGGACGAGTATCTCGTTTATAATTCCCAGGGGTGAACGGCGCTGAAGCAGCATATCAAGAATATCTTCAAGGTCATCCTTGTTTCCCGTAACTATCTTGTCGTAGAGCTGAGTCTCTATGGGTTTCCATTTTTGTTCTTCCCCGTCATCTTTGGCTTCCGCAGCCGTACTGAAGTAATCGATAAAAGTGAGGAGCGGGGACTTCTCCGGGTTTTTAACTCTATCGAAGAGAAGATCCATACAGATTTCCCGGTCTTCTTCGGGGATGGATGCCAGAGGCATCATTTTGGCTGCATCGATAATACAGGAATCAAGTCCGTACTCCAGAGCTTCATGGAGGAATACAGCATTCAGGATCTTTCTGGAAACTGGTGAAAGACCGAAGGATATATTACTGAGGCCAAGGATGGTCAGACAGCCGGGCAGCTCTTTTTTTATTCCTTTAATGGCTTCAAGGGTCTGAATTGCCGCATCCCTGAGAGTTTCATCACCCGCACCGATTGTGAAGGTGAGGGGATCAAAAAGAATATCCTGAGGGCGCAGCCCCATCTCATCCACTGCTATAGTATGAATTCTTTTCGCAATCCCGATCTTGTCGGCGGTGGTCATGGCCATGCCCTTTTCATCAATTGTAAGGGCTACAACGGCGGCACCGTATTTCTTGACCAGCTTCAATACCTTGTAGATATTCACTCCCCCGTCTTCAAGGTTCACGGAGTTGATAATACAGCGCCCGGGATAGATCTGCAGGGCACGTTCGATTACTGCAGGAGTAGTAGAGTCG encodes the following:
- a CDS encoding dihydropteroate synthase, encoding MKASIASLYESVELVQPIRPLIIGERCNANGSKRFREALLDDDYDTCLTIAREQEAVGAHVIDLCTAYAGRDEMKDMEILIPTYSSSLKPPLMIDSTTPAVIERALQIYPGRCIINSVNLEDGGVNIYKVLKLVKKYGAAVVALTIDEKGMAMTTADKIGIAKRIHTIAVDEMGLRPQDILFDPLTFTIGAGDETLRDAAIQTLEAIKGIKKELPGCLTILGLSNISFGLSPVSRKILNAVFLHEALEYGLDSCIIDAAKMMPLASIPEEDREICMDLLFDRVKNPEKSPLLTFIDYFSTAAEAKDDGEEQKWKPIETQLYDKIVTGNKDDLEDILDMLLQRRSPLGIINEILVPGMRHVGELFGKGEILLPFVLQSAEAMKASVRFLEPLMEKSDESEKLKILLATVQGDVHDIGKNLVDIILSNNGYMVYNIGIKVPAETIIQKAREYNVDIIGLSGLLVKSAMVMAESLPQYEEAGLNVPIFLGGAALTRKFVAQSCVPAYTSPVVYNQDAFDALKKVRDFEAGTLKATEWVAASDVKEVKPGLKDGNVLRDNPVPEAPFLGDRIIRDIDLEEVLSLINKQALFRGRWGYRRGKMTAQEYEDLIKTKVEPLYEDFRNQFLNEGLIDAKAAYGYFPCESRENSLVMSHKGKEYDYAFPRQGEAPFLCLSDYYKNADEGGDVAGLFVVTIGEEVSKRTAELYAADEYHDYLMLHAFSVEVTDALAEYWHKRMRRELGIASSEPENIHGYVTQQYQGSRYGFGYPSCPDISAHGLLFDMLKPDRIGISLTENYEMVPEQSTSALVAHHPQAKYFAV
- a CDS encoding rubredoxin translates to MKYICINCGYIYDPEEGDPMGEIEPGTAFDDLPETWVCPLCYSTRDLFDPVD
- a CDS encoding bifunctional homocysteine S-methyltransferase/methylenetetrahydrofolate reductase is translated as MTPFLEQIKKQPLVFDGAMGTMLYSKGIFLNRCYDELNITNPEIVAEVHKAYSEAGADVLETNTFGANRIKLTEHGLGDKVVEINKAAARLAREYADEAQYVAGSMGPCLKSGQILKENRREELAAVFTEQAEALYKGGVDLIILETFSHSEELILAARCAASTELPVCGCFTLTEEGYTPGGENLETLMQKLNDCDALDVLGLNCGTGPSHTYNWVEKAVTLTDKPIIAMPNAGFPKQKDDRMVYLTNPEYFASYAKKFIELGVSGIGGCCGTTPEHILKASRTVKATSLVKQHVEIKAVDKESIEITPVPQEQKSRLACLLKQGKMVTSVELTPPRSTDLTIFINKAKICAFHGVDAINIPDGPRASARVSPMIAASIIQKEAGIEAVLHYTCRDRNLLGMQSDILGSVAAGLNNFLVITGDPPKSGDYPEVTGVFDVDSIGLTQVVHNLNYGRDFGGNPITPPTAIFTGVGANPCAVSPELEMDRYRRKIEAGAEYAITQPVFDPDALLRFLDKASAFGSIPVIAGVWPLVSFKNAEFMRNEVPGVEVPDEVMERMSRCKTREEGIAEGIRIAEDICRIIEPHVQGFQVSAPFGKVELALKVLGMDTNK